In Pseudomonas hamedanensis, a single window of DNA contains:
- a CDS encoding chemotaxis response regulator CheY yields the protein MKILIVDDFSTMRRIIKNLLRDLGFTNTVEADDGTTAIPVLNSGSIDFLVTDWNMPGMTGIDLLRHVRADEKLKHLPVLMVTAEAKREQIIEAAQAGVNGYVVKPFTAQALKDKIEKIFERIG from the coding sequence ATGAAAATCCTCATCGTTGATGACTTCTCAACGATGCGGCGGATCATCAAGAACCTGCTGCGCGATCTTGGGTTCACCAACACCGTCGAGGCCGACGATGGCACCACCGCCATTCCGGTGCTCAACAGCGGCAGCATCGACTTTCTGGTAACGGACTGGAACATGCCGGGCATGACCGGTATCGACCTGCTGCGTCACGTGCGTGCCGATGAAAAACTCAAGCATCTCCCCGTGTTGATGGTGACTGCTGAAGCCAAGCGCGAGCAGATCATCGAGGCCGCTCAGGCCGGCGTGAACGGTTACGTGGTCAAACCTTTCACGGCTCAGGCGCTGAAAGACAAAATCGAGAAGATTTTCGAACGCATCGGCTGA
- the fliA gene encoding RNA polymerase sigma factor FliA, with protein sequence MTASGMNLYKKSARDAQYELIERYAPLVKRIAYHLLARLPASVQVEDLIQAGMIGLLEVSTKYDASKGASFETYAGIRIRGAMLDEVRKGDWAPRSVHRNTRMVSDAIRSIEAKTGRDAKDHEVAAELQLSLDDYYGILNDTLGSRLFSFDDLLQDGEHEGLHEDGASAHMEPSRDLEDERFQAALADAIANLPERERLVLALYYDEELNLKEIGEVLGVSESRVSQLHSQCAARLRGRLGEWRAR encoded by the coding sequence ATGACCGCCAGTGGCATGAATCTGTACAAGAAGTCGGCGCGTGACGCGCAGTACGAGTTGATCGAGCGTTACGCGCCACTGGTCAAACGCATCGCCTACCACTTGCTGGCGCGATTGCCGGCCAGTGTTCAGGTGGAAGACCTGATCCAGGCCGGGATGATCGGCCTGCTTGAAGTCTCGACCAAATACGACGCCAGCAAGGGCGCCAGTTTCGAAACGTACGCGGGCATTCGAATCCGCGGCGCGATGCTCGACGAAGTGCGCAAAGGGGACTGGGCGCCACGCTCGGTTCACCGCAATACCCGTATGGTCAGCGACGCGATTCGCTCAATTGAAGCTAAAACCGGCCGTGATGCTAAAGATCACGAGGTTGCGGCCGAACTCCAATTGAGTCTCGACGATTATTACGGGATTTTGAATGACACCTTGGGCAGCCGCCTGTTCAGTTTCGACGACCTCTTGCAGGACGGCGAACACGAAGGGCTGCATGAGGATGGCGCCAGTGCTCATATGGAGCCGTCACGCGATCTGGAAGATGAACGCTTCCAGGCGGCGCTGGCGGACGCGATTGCCAATTTGCCGGAGCGTGAGCGACTGGTGTTGGCGCTGTACTACGACGAAGAGCTGAACCTCAAGGAGATCGGTGAAGTCCTTGGCGTCAGTGAATCGCGGGTCAGCCAGTTACACAGCCAGTGCGCGGCCCGTTTGCGGGGGCGTTTAGGGGAGTGGCGAGCGCGCTGA
- a CDS encoding chemotaxis protein CheA, translating into MSFGADEEILQDFLVEAGEILEQLSEQLVELESRPDDADLLNAIFRGFHTVKGGAGFLQLNELVECCHIAENVFDILRKGERRVDAELMDVVLEALDAVNSMFSEVRERAPITAATPELLAALARLAEPQTADEAPASPVAEMIEELVVEGDSGDITDNEFEQLLDSLNAVKAQAEAPAAVVAPVAAQAASDEITDAEFESLLDQLHGKGQFAVDAVAPAAAPAAPAKGDSSDITDDEFEALLDQLHGKGNFAVDALESAIASAPAPAAPKAAAAGSDLISDHEFESLLDELHGKGKFDAAAATAGSASTVAAPAAKAPAAAAAVPKPAAKPEPKAEAPKPAAAAPAPARAPATPPPEKPASEAETTVRVDTARLDEIMNMVGELVLVRNRLVRLGLNSGDEAMSKAVSNLDVVTADLQTAVMKTRMQPIKKVFGRFPRLVRDLARQLKKEINLELVGEETDLDKNLVEALADPLVHLVRNAVDHGIESPEEREASGKARGGRVVLAAEQEGDHILLSISDDGKGMDPNVLRSIAVKRGVMDKDAADRLSDTECYNLIFAPGFSTKTEISDVSGRGVGMDVVKTKISQLNGSINIYSTKGQGSKIVIKVPLTLAIMPTLMVMLGNQAFAFPLVNVNEIFHLDLSTTNVVDGQEVVIVRDKALPLFYLKRWLVSSAAHEEQREGHVVILSVGTQRIGFVVDQLVGQEEVVIKPLGKMLQGTPGMSGATITGDGRIALILDVPSMLKRYATKRI; encoded by the coding sequence ATGAGCTTCGGCGCCGATGAAGAGATCCTTCAGGATTTCCTGGTTGAGGCCGGCGAGATTCTTGAGCAACTGTCCGAACAACTGGTCGAGCTGGAAAGCCGTCCGGATGATGCAGATCTGCTCAATGCAATTTTTCGCGGTTTCCACACTGTAAAAGGGGGCGCCGGCTTCCTTCAGCTCAATGAGCTGGTGGAGTGCTGTCACATCGCCGAAAACGTGTTCGACATCCTGCGCAAGGGTGAGCGTCGCGTTGATGCAGAACTGATGGACGTTGTACTCGAAGCACTGGACGCGGTGAACAGCATGTTCAGCGAAGTCCGTGAGCGCGCACCGATTACTGCCGCAACGCCAGAATTGTTGGCCGCGCTGGCACGTCTGGCCGAGCCGCAAACGGCCGATGAAGCCCCGGCTTCGCCGGTGGCCGAGATGATCGAAGAACTGGTCGTCGAAGGCGACTCGGGCGACATCACCGACAACGAATTCGAACAACTGCTGGACTCGCTAAATGCCGTCAAGGCCCAGGCCGAGGCACCGGCGGCTGTTGTTGCGCCGGTTGCTGCGCAAGCGGCCAGCGATGAGATCACCGATGCCGAGTTCGAATCGCTGCTTGATCAACTGCACGGCAAAGGCCAGTTCGCCGTCGATGCGGTGGCCCCGGCGGCGGCTCCGGCAGCACCTGCCAAGGGCGACAGCTCGGACATCACCGATGACGAATTCGAAGCACTGCTCGATCAGTTGCACGGCAAGGGCAACTTCGCCGTCGACGCGCTGGAATCGGCGATTGCCTCGGCGCCTGCGCCTGCCGCACCGAAAGCCGCGGCTGCCGGCAGCGATCTGATCAGCGATCACGAATTCGAATCGCTGCTCGACGAATTACACGGCAAAGGCAAGTTTGACGCCGCGGCTGCGACTGCCGGCTCCGCGTCGACCGTCGCCGCGCCGGCTGCCAAAGCACCGGCTGCTGCCGCTGCTGTGCCAAAACCTGCCGCCAAGCCTGAGCCGAAGGCCGAAGCGCCGAAGCCGGCCGCTGCTGCCCCGGCTCCGGCCCGTGCTCCTGCGACACCGCCGCCGGAAAAACCGGCCAGCGAAGCCGAAACCACCGTGCGCGTCGATACCGCGCGTCTCGACGAAATCATGAACATGGTCGGCGAGCTGGTACTGGTGCGTAACCGTCTGGTGCGCCTGGGCCTCAACAGCGGCGACGAAGCCATGTCCAAAGCCGTGTCGAACCTCGACGTGGTCACCGCTGACCTGCAGACCGCCGTGATGAAGACGCGGATGCAGCCAATCAAGAAGGTCTTTGGGCGCTTCCCGCGTCTGGTTCGCGACCTCGCGCGTCAGCTGAAAAAAGAGATCAACCTGGAGCTGGTCGGTGAAGAAACCGACCTCGACAAAAACCTTGTCGAGGCCCTGGCCGACCCGCTGGTCCACTTGGTGCGCAACGCCGTCGACCACGGCATCGAGTCGCCGGAAGAACGCGAAGCGTCGGGCAAGGCCCGTGGCGGTCGTGTGGTGCTGGCGGCCGAGCAGGAAGGCGACCATATTCTGCTGTCGATCTCCGACGACGGCAAAGGCATGGACCCGAACGTGCTGCGTTCAATCGCGGTAAAACGCGGCGTGATGGACAAGGACGCGGCCGATCGCCTGAGCGATACCGAGTGCTACAACCTGATTTTCGCCCCGGGTTTCTCCACCAAGACCGAGATCTCCGACGTGTCCGGCCGTGGTGTCGGCATGGACGTGGTGAAGACCAAGATTTCCCAGCTCAACGGTTCGATCAACATCTACTCGACCAAGGGCCAGGGCTCGAAGATCGTCATCAAGGTGCCGCTGACCCTGGCGATCATGCCGACGCTGATGGTCATGCTCGGCAATCAGGCGTTCGCGTTCCCGCTGGTCAACGTCAACGAAATCTTCCACCTCGACCTGTCGACCACCAACGTTGTCGACGGTCAGGAAGTGGTGATTGTGCGCGACAAGGCGCTGCCATTGTTCTACCTCAAGCGCTGGCTGGTCAGCTCCGCCGCTCACGAAGAGCAGCGTGAAGGCCATGTGGTGATCCTTTCGGTGGGCACTCAGCGGATCGGCTTCGTCGTCGATCAACTGGTCGGCCAGGAAGAAGTGGTCATCAAGCCATTGGGCAAGATGCTCCAGGGGACTCCGGGCATGTCCGGCGCCACCATTACCGGTGACGGCCGCATTGCGTTGATTCTCGATGTTCCAAGCATGCTCAAGCGTTACGCCACAAAGCGTATTTGA
- a CDS encoding CheW domain-containing protein, which yields MNRPVKLTSRPQQALQSYLEDLLQDVPEALPLAVESPPQVVQEAQPVIAESTEAMDEFQAAVLEEQARDAQKTVSPAAAPLPMAVTKAPVALIDEPRAPLSTLAPLLQTQLLNVPEPEPEPEPEPEPQVAEPQVLVPPLVEVHLPPNNPPPPVETDGRPAWAAEAFECLLFDVAGLTLAVPLVCLGSIYSLAGHELTPLFGQPEWFLGILPSQAGNLKVLDTARWVMPDRYRDDFRQGLQYVISVQGYEWGLAVHQVSRSLRLDPNEIKWRSHRGQRPWLAGTVIEHMCALLDVAALAELIASGGAKHLGGNKPLHKPT from the coding sequence ATGAACCGCCCAGTCAAACTCACTTCACGCCCGCAACAGGCCTTGCAGTCTTATCTGGAAGACCTGCTGCAGGACGTGCCTGAAGCGCTGCCGTTGGCGGTCGAGTCGCCGCCGCAAGTCGTGCAGGAGGCGCAGCCCGTAATCGCCGAAAGCACCGAGGCCATGGACGAGTTCCAGGCCGCCGTGCTGGAAGAGCAGGCCCGTGACGCGCAGAAAACCGTCAGTCCGGCTGCCGCGCCCCTCCCGATGGCTGTGACCAAGGCCCCGGTTGCACTGATTGATGAGCCGCGCGCGCCGCTGTCGACTCTGGCACCGCTGCTGCAAACGCAATTGTTGAACGTGCCGGAACCAGAGCCAGAACCAGAACCAGAACCAGAACCGCAAGTAGCGGAACCCCAGGTTCTGGTCCCGCCGCTGGTCGAAGTGCACTTGCCACCGAACAACCCGCCGCCACCGGTGGAAACCGATGGCCGTCCGGCCTGGGCTGCCGAAGCTTTCGAATGCCTGCTGTTCGACGTCGCCGGGCTGACCCTGGCCGTGCCGCTGGTGTGCCTGGGTTCGATCTATTCGCTGGCCGGCCACGAGCTGACGCCGTTGTTCGGTCAGCCAGAGTGGTTCCTCGGGATTCTGCCGAGCCAGGCCGGCAACCTGAAGGTTCTGGACACGGCGCGCTGGGTCATGCCCGATCGTTACCGCGATGACTTCCGTCAGGGCCTGCAATACGTGATTTCGGTACAAGGTTACGAGTGGGGTCTGGCGGTGCATCAGGTCAGCCGCTCGTTGCGTCTGGATCCGAATGAAATCAAATGGAGAAGTCATCGGGGGCAGCGGCCATGGCTCGCCGGCACCGTGATTGAGCACATGTGTGCATTGCTTGATGTCGCCGCACTGGCCGAGTTGATCGCCAGCGGCGGGGCAAAGCACCTGGGCGGCAACAAGCCGCTACATAAACCGACATAG
- a CDS encoding protein-glutamate methylesterase/protein-glutamine glutaminase: protein MAVKVLVVDDSGFFRRRVSEILSADPSIQVVGTATNGKEAIDQALALKPDVITMDYEMPMMDGITAVRHIMQRCPTPVLMFSSLTHEGARVTLDALDAGAVDFLPKNFEDISRNPEKVKQLLCEKVHSISRSNRRFSAYSAPAPAAAPAPTSAPTAPSYSSHSNPVPARSAPAPAPARASAASASSSAPKRKAYKLVAIGTSTGGPVALQRVLTQLPANFPAPIVLIQHMPAAFTKAFAERLDKLCRISVKEAEDGDILRPGLALLAPGGKQMMIDGRGAVKILPGDERLNYKPCVDITFGSAAKSYGDKVLAVVLTGMGADGREGARLLKQGGSAVWAQDEASCVIYGMPMAIVKADLADAVYSLDDIGKHIVEACL, encoded by the coding sequence ATGGCAGTCAAAGTCCTGGTGGTGGACGATTCGGGTTTTTTCCGCCGCCGCGTCTCGGAAATTCTTTCAGCGGATCCGAGCATCCAGGTGGTCGGCACCGCAACCAACGGTAAAGAGGCGATCGATCAGGCCCTGGCGCTCAAGCCGGACGTGATCACCATGGACTACGAGATGCCGATGATGGACGGCATCACGGCGGTGCGGCACATCATGCAGCGCTGCCCGACCCCGGTGTTGATGTTCTCCTCGCTGACCCACGAAGGCGCCCGAGTCACCCTCGATGCGCTGGACGCCGGCGCGGTGGATTTCCTGCCGAAGAATTTCGAAGACATCTCGCGCAACCCCGAGAAGGTCAAGCAATTGCTGTGCGAGAAAGTCCACAGCATCTCACGCAGCAACCGTCGTTTCAGTGCCTACAGCGCCCCGGCACCTGCCGCCGCGCCAGCACCGACGTCCGCGCCGACAGCACCGAGCTACAGCAGCCACAGCAACCCTGTTCCGGCACGTTCGGCACCGGCGCCAGCTCCGGCGCGTGCCTCGGCTGCCAGCGCTTCGTCGTCAGCACCAAAACGCAAAGCCTACAAACTGGTTGCCATCGGTACATCAACCGGCGGCCCGGTCGCGCTGCAACGCGTACTGACGCAATTGCCGGCCAACTTCCCGGCGCCGATCGTGCTGATCCAGCACATGCCGGCGGCGTTCACCAAGGCTTTCGCCGAGCGCCTCGACAAGCTCTGCCGCATCAGCGTCAAGGAAGCCGAGGACGGCGACATTCTGCGTCCGGGCCTGGCGCTGCTGGCGCCGGGTGGCAAGCAGATGATGATCGACGGCCGTGGCGCGGTGAAAATCCTGCCGGGTGACGAGCGTCTGAATTACAAGCCATGCGTGGACATCACTTTCGGTTCGGCGGCGAAATCCTACGGCGACAAGGTTCTGGCGGTGGTGCTGACCGGTATGGGCGCCGACGGCCGCGAAGGCGCGCGTCTGCTCAAGCAGGGCGGCAGCGCGGTGTGGGCGCAGGATGAAGCCAGTTGCGTGATCTACGGCATGCCGATGGCCATCGTTAAAGCCGATCTCGCCGACGCGGTGTACAGCCTCGACGATATCGGCAAGCACATTGTCGAGGCGTGTCTCTGA
- a CDS encoding flagellar motor protein, which produces MDVLSLIGIIMAFVAIIGGNYLEGGHLGALANGPAALIVIGGTVGAALLQSPMSAFKRAMQILAWIFFPPRVDLAGGIDRVVNWSLTARKEGLLGLEGVADAEPDSYSRKGLQLLVDGAEPEAIRSILEVDFYTQEARDIEAAKVFESMGGYAPTIGIIGAVMGLIHVMGNLADPSQLGSGIAVAFVATIYGVASANLILLPVAAKLKSIALRQSRYREMLLEGILSIAEGENPRSIELKLQGFMD; this is translated from the coding sequence ATGGATGTTCTAAGCCTCATCGGCATCATCATGGCGTTCGTCGCCATCATCGGCGGCAACTACCTGGAAGGCGGTCACCTCGGCGCGCTGGCCAACGGCCCGGCGGCGCTGATCGTGATCGGCGGCACCGTCGGCGCCGCGCTGCTGCAATCGCCAATGAGCGCGTTCAAGCGCGCCATGCAGATTCTCGCCTGGATCTTCTTCCCGCCGCGTGTGGACCTGGCCGGCGGCATCGACCGCGTGGTCAATTGGAGTCTGACGGCGCGCAAGGAAGGTTTGCTCGGTCTGGAAGGGGTGGCCGATGCCGAGCCCGACAGCTACTCGCGCAAGGGCCTGCAATTGCTGGTTGATGGCGCCGAGCCGGAAGCGATCCGCAGCATTCTCGAAGTGGATTTCTACACCCAGGAAGCCCGCGACATCGAAGCGGCCAAAGTCTTCGAAAGCATGGGCGGCTACGCGCCGACCATCGGCATCATCGGTGCGGTGATGGGCCTGATTCACGTGATGGGCAACCTCGCCGATCCGTCGCAATTGGGCAGCGGCATTGCCGTGGCCTTCGTCGCGACCATTTACGGCGTGGCCAGTGCCAACCTGATCCTGTTGCCGGTGGCGGCCAAGCTCAAGTCCATCGCGTTGCGGCAGTCGCGTTATCGCGAAATGTTGCTGGAAGGAATTCTGTCGATCGCCGAAGGTGAAAACCCTCGTTCCATTGAGTTGAAGCTGCAAGGCTTCATGGACTAA
- a CDS encoding protein phosphatase CheZ produces MEHNESSQGDFESTLKKHAVELVESLEKGRFGDAVQLIHELNQTRDRGLYQEVGKLTRELHSAIVNFQIDPHMPQAEEVSQITDATERLGYVVKLTEAAANRTMDLVESATPVVNSLADEAQTLSADWGRFMRREVGAEEFRELARRVDGFLSRSSTDNRAVSSNLNDILLAQDYQDLTGQVIKRVTQLVTEVESNLLKLVLMASQVDRFAGIEHDRAAMLAEKDPQKHLSQGEGPQIHADKREDVVSGQDDVDDLLSSLGF; encoded by the coding sequence ATGGAGCATAACGAATCTTCACAGGGCGATTTTGAATCGACCCTGAAAAAACACGCGGTCGAACTGGTCGAAAGCCTTGAAAAAGGCAGGTTCGGCGACGCGGTGCAACTGATCCATGAGCTCAATCAGACCCGTGACCGCGGCCTGTATCAGGAAGTGGGCAAGCTCACACGTGAACTGCACAGTGCGATCGTCAATTTCCAGATTGATCCGCACATGCCGCAGGCCGAGGAAGTGTCGCAAATCACCGACGCCACCGAACGCCTGGGCTACGTGGTCAAACTGACGGAGGCCGCGGCCAACCGCACCATGGATCTGGTGGAAAGCGCCACGCCGGTGGTCAACAGTCTGGCGGATGAAGCGCAGACGTTGAGTGCCGATTGGGGGCGCTTCATGCGTCGCGAGGTCGGGGCTGAAGAGTTCCGCGAACTGGCGCGCCGGGTCGACGGTTTTCTGTCACGCAGCAGCACGGACAACCGTGCGGTGTCGAGCAATCTCAACGACATCCTGCTGGCCCAGGATTACCAGGACCTCACCGGTCAGGTGATCAAGCGCGTGACCCAACTGGTCACCGAAGTCGAAAGCAATCTGCTCAAACTCGTGCTCATGGCCAGTCAGGTTGACCGCTTTGCGGGCATCGAACATGACCGCGCCGCAATGCTCGCCGAAAAAGATCCACAAAAACATCTCTCGCAGGGTGAAGGTCCGCAGATTCATGCCGATAAACGAGAAGACGTTGTGTCCGGTCAGGACGATGTGGACGATTTGCTATCCAGTCTTGGATTTTGA
- the fleN gene encoding flagellar synthesis regulator FleN has protein sequence MGSMHPVQVIAVTGGKGGVGKTNVSVNLSLALAELGRRVMLLDADLGLANVDVLLGLTPKRTLADVIEGRCELRDVLLQGPGGIRIVPAASGTQSMVHLSPAQHAGLIQAFSDIGDNLDVLVIDTAAGIGDSVVSFVRAAQEVLLVVCDEPTSITDAYALIKLLNRDYGMNRFRVLANMAQSPQEGRNLFAKLTKVTDRFLDVALQYVGAVPYDESVRKAVQKQRAVYEAFPRSKCALAFKAIAQKVDTWPLPANPRGHLEFFVERLVQQTAGPVL, from the coding sequence ATGGGCAGCATGCATCCCGTACAGGTGATCGCGGTGACCGGCGGCAAAGGTGGCGTCGGCAAGACTAACGTGTCAGTGAACTTGTCGCTGGCGCTGGCAGAGCTTGGCCGTCGGGTCATGCTGCTGGACGCCGACCTGGGCCTGGCGAACGTCGACGTCCTGCTGGGGCTGACACCCAAGCGCACGCTGGCCGATGTGATCGAAGGCCGTTGCGAACTGCGCGACGTGCTGTTGCAGGGCCCGGGCGGGATCCGCATCGTGCCGGCCGCTTCCGGCACCCAGAGCATGGTGCACCTGAGCCCGGCGCAACATGCCGGCCTGATTCAGGCGTTCAGCGACATTGGCGACAATCTCGACGTGCTGGTGATCGACACCGCAGCCGGTATCGGTGACTCGGTCGTCAGTTTCGTCCGCGCCGCCCAGGAAGTGTTGCTGGTGGTCTGCGACGAGCCGACCTCGATCACCGACGCCTACGCACTGATCAAATTACTCAACCGCGATTACGGCATGAACCGCTTCCGCGTCCTGGCCAACATGGCGCAGAGCCCGCAGGAAGGGCGCAACCTGTTCGCCAAGTTGACCAAGGTCACGGACCGCTTCCTTGACGTCGCCCTACAATACGTCGGCGCCGTACCTTATGACGAAAGCGTGCGCAAGGCCGTGCAGAAGCAGCGTGCGGTCTATGAAGCGTTTCCGCGTTCCAAGTGCGCCCTGGCTTTCAAGGCGATTGCGCAGAAAGTCGACACCTGGCCGTTGCCGGCCAACCCGCGAGGCCACCTCGAATTTTTCGTCGAGCGCCTCGTGCAGCAAACCGCAGGGCCCGTGTTATGA
- the motD gene encoding flagellar motor protein MotD, producing MARRRHQEEHVNHERWLVSYADFITLLFAFFVVMYSISSINEGKYKVISEALIGVFTDSDRALKPIPIGEERPKTVTPAKPLVKDAEQVDAGIAGASDPLKSIADDISAAFGDLISSNQMTVRGNELWVEIELNSSLLFGSGDAMPSDIAFSIIDKVAAILKPFDNPIHVEGFTDDQPIRTAQYPTNWELSSARSASIVRMLAMQGVNPGRLASVGYGEFQPVANNATVEGRAKNRRVVLVVSRNLDVRRSLTGTGTANAQPDAALKRAGTQTAPTPVKTPGRESAVNSPSPALTR from the coding sequence ATGGCTCGTCGTCGTCACCAGGAAGAACACGTCAATCACGAGCGCTGGCTCGTGTCCTACGCGGATTTCATCACCTTGCTGTTCGCGTTCTTCGTGGTGATGTACTCGATTTCGTCGATCAACGAAGGCAAGTACAAAGTCATTTCCGAAGCGCTGATCGGCGTGTTTACCGACTCCGATCGCGCGCTCAAGCCGATCCCGATTGGCGAAGAACGGCCGAAAACCGTGACCCCGGCCAAGCCGTTGGTCAAGGATGCCGAGCAAGTCGACGCCGGGATCGCCGGCGCCAGCGATCCGCTGAAAAGCATCGCTGACGACATCAGTGCTGCATTCGGCGACTTGATCAGCTCCAACCAGATGACCGTGCGTGGCAACGAGTTGTGGGTCGAGATCGAACTCAACTCCAGCCTGTTGTTCGGCAGCGGCGACGCCATGCCGAGCGACATCGCCTTCAGCATCATCGACAAGGTCGCGGCGATTTTGAAACCGTTCGACAACCCGATCCACGTCGAAGGCTTCACGGACGATCAGCCGATCCGCACCGCGCAGTACCCGACCAACTGGGAGCTATCCTCGGCGCGTTCGGCAAGCATCGTGCGCATGCTGGCGATGCAGGGCGTCAATCCTGGTCGACTGGCGTCGGTGGGCTACGGCGAATTCCAGCCAGTGGCGAATAACGCCACGGTTGAAGGCCGGGCGAAGAACCGTCGCGTGGTGCTGGTGGTGTCGCGTAATCTCGACGTGCGCCGCAGCCTCACTGGCACCGGAACCGCCAATGCGCAACCGGACGCCGCGTTGAAGCGTGCTGGCACACAAACTGCACCGACCCCGGTCAAGACGCCGGGACGCGAGAGTGCCGTCAATTCTCCGTCACCCGCATTAACACGCTGA
- a CDS encoding ParA family protein: MRVWAVANQKGGVGKTTSSIALAGLLAEAGKRVVVVDLDPHGSMTSYFGYDPDSLEHSNYDLFLHKGSVPQGLPGQLLLSTSDERISLLPSSTALATLERQSPGQSGLGLVIAKSLAQLWQDFDYAIIDSPPLLGVLMVNALAASQQLVIPVQTEHLAVKGLERMVNTLAMINRSRKQALPFSIVPTLFDRRTQASMGTLRVLRDKFPDDIWHGYIPVDTRLRDASRAGVTPSQFDGKSRGVLAYRALLKHLLAQQLVPQVA, translated from the coding sequence ATGAGAGTCTGGGCAGTCGCCAATCAAAAGGGTGGGGTCGGTAAAACCACCTCTTCCATCGCTTTAGCCGGGTTGCTGGCGGAGGCGGGCAAGCGCGTGGTTGTGGTCGATCTCGACCCGCACGGCTCGATGACCAGCTATTTCGGCTACGACCCCGACAGCCTGGAACACAGCAACTACGACCTGTTTCTGCACAAGGGCAGCGTGCCGCAAGGCCTGCCGGGGCAGTTGCTGTTGTCGACCAGCGACGAACGCATTTCCCTGCTGCCATCGAGCACTGCACTGGCCACCCTTGAGCGGCAGTCGCCGGGGCAGAGCGGCCTGGGTCTGGTGATCGCCAAGAGTCTGGCGCAGCTGTGGCAGGACTTCGATTACGCGATCATCGACAGCCCGCCGTTGCTCGGCGTGCTGATGGTCAACGCCCTGGCCGCGAGCCAGCAACTGGTGATCCCGGTGCAGACCGAACACCTGGCCGTCAAAGGCCTGGAACGCATGGTCAACACCCTGGCGATGATCAACCGCTCGCGCAAACAGGCCTTGCCATTCAGTATCGTGCCGACCCTGTTCGATCGCCGCACCCAGGCCTCGATGGGCACCTTGCGGGTGTTGCGCGATAAATTCCCTGACGACATCTGGCACGGCTACATCCCGGTCGACACCCGTCTGCGCGACGCCAGCCGTGCCGGTGTCACGCCTTCGCAATTCGACGGCAAGAGCCGTGGCGTGCTGGCCTATCGCGCGCTGCTCAAGCACCTGCTCGCGCAGCAGCTTGTCCCGCAGGTGGCTTGA